A genomic region of Candidatus Dadabacteria bacterium contains the following coding sequences:
- a CDS encoding nitroreductase family protein, whose translation MNVYECVRSLSSVRSYLDGEVPDEVIMEVMESGRLSPSAHNNQPWEFVLIKDRAMLREMGKYCTSGSFIVQVAFAVVLLVDPTSKWHQIDGTRAAQNMVLVAWSHGLGSCWIGRIEKDELKRYLGVPEDLDVLTVLPFGYFDKRQIATGKLRKSQEEVFHLDGYGKRIPG comes from the coding sequence ATGAACGTTTACGAGTGCGTAAGATCGCTTAGTTCCGTAAGGAGTTACCTCGATGGGGAAGTTCCGGACGAAGTCATCATGGAGGTCATGGAATCGGGGAGGCTCTCGCCGAGTGCCCACAACAATCAACCGTGGGAATTCGTGCTTATAAAGGACCGCGCAATGCTCCGGGAAATGGGAAAATACTGTACAAGCGGCAGCTTCATCGTGCAGGTGGCTTTCGCGGTGGTGCTTCTGGTGGATCCGACAAGCAAGTGGCACCAGATTGACGGCACTAGGGCTGCGCAGAACATGGTTTTAGTGGCGTGGAGCCACGGATTAGGGTCCTGCTGGATAGGAAGAATAGAGAAGGATGAGCTTAAAAGGTATCTTGGAGTGCCGGAAGATCTAGACGTCCTTACCGTGCTTCCGTTCGGTTACTTCGACAAAAGACAGATTGCTACCGGGAAGTTGAGGAAAAGTCAGGAAGAGGTTTTTCATCTGGACGGTTACGGAAAAAGAATTCCGGGATAA
- a CDS encoding bifunctional nuclease family protein, translated as MFLEMKVSCIVADPFTDMPVVILNEEEGEKSLPLWVGFEEASAIAMEIKKTPRPRPLTHDLLKNVIAATGYEVIEIEITELRENTFYARLRIRKDGEELLVDSRPSDAIAIALRTGCRIMVNEDVIKAALSVKVGDKGQSAGDVLEEMPDEDFGKYKM; from the coding sequence ATGTTTCTTGAGATGAAGGTTTCCTGCATAGTAGCCGACCCGTTTACCGATATGCCTGTCGTCATTCTGAATGAAGAGGAAGGGGAAAAGAGTCTTCCGCTTTGGGTAGGATTCGAGGAGGCAAGTGCAATAGCAATGGAGATCAAAAAAACTCCGAGACCGAGACCTCTCACCCACGATCTTCTGAAAAACGTAATCGCCGCCACCGGTTACGAGGTTATTGAAATAGAGATCACGGAACTTCGGGAAAACACTTTTTACGCCCGCCTTCGCATCAGAAAAGACGGAGAGGAGCTGCTGGTGGATTCCCGCCCGAGCGACGCTATAGCGATAGCGCTGAGGACCGGGTGCCGAATCATGGTCAATGAAGACGTTATAAAAGCCGCTCTCAGCGTAAAAGTCGGTGATAAAGGCCAAAGCGCGGGCGACGTGCTGGAAGAAATGCCGGATGAGGATTTCGGCAAGTACAAGATGTGA
- the uvrC gene encoding excinuclease ABC subunit UvrC, with the protein MREKILELSESFPSTTGVYIMKGAGGTPVYIGKAKNLRTRVMSYFQGESDRGQIPYLVREVDSIDYVVTEGESEALFIENSLIKRHKPKYNIRLKDDKTFSSLRLSVGEKFPRLSRTRRIRDDGALYFGPFASGKFLKSTVNLVHRLFPLRDCTQSKFERHSTRPCLNYFMKLCSGPCAGRISDEDYGELVKQATSFLRGEKSKLVRMIREMMERASEEGRYENAAYYRDQLVSLKENAEIERSTSSRFEDMDVVGFYRDSENYEFTVLLSRGGSVVDKLDFSVKSPHGDEAECVREFLGRFYFSDHYVPKRVLLPASIRDREGYSEWLTGKRGKRVYVEVPVRGPKSELVRFAMKNARESFSRKAEEKARQGTLLRSIRKSAGIKRVPYTIECFDISNIQGQHTVASLVRFRNARVERDRYRRYRITTPSGPDDFRSMYEVVYRRARRAEEKDWDLPDLILIDGGKGQLNAAHFALRDCGVENEVDLASIAKTEGRAGIDRIYLHGKGEPCDFSSNKKGVYFLMRVRDEAHRFAVTYHRELRKGKALTSQMDGVPGIGKKRKLLLLNHFGSVEKIKGATAEELASIKGMTKQAARNVKEFLR; encoded by the coding sequence ATGCGCGAAAAAATCCTCGAGCTTTCCGAATCTTTTCCCTCTACAACCGGGGTTTACATAATGAAAGGGGCGGGTGGCACCCCGGTCTACATAGGCAAGGCCAAGAACCTGCGCACTCGGGTGATGTCCTATTTCCAGGGGGAAAGCGACAGGGGACAGATACCGTACTTGGTAAGGGAAGTCGACTCGATCGACTACGTGGTGACCGAGGGGGAAAGCGAAGCCCTCTTCATCGAGAACTCCCTTATAAAGCGTCACAAGCCGAAGTACAACATACGCCTTAAGGACGACAAGACGTTTTCTTCTCTTCGCCTTTCGGTGGGAGAGAAGTTCCCCAGGCTTTCGCGCACGAGGAGAATACGGGACGACGGTGCGCTTTATTTCGGTCCGTTTGCCTCGGGCAAGTTTCTTAAGAGCACGGTGAACCTCGTCCACAGGCTTTTTCCTCTCAGGGACTGCACCCAGAGCAAGTTCGAAAGGCACAGCACCCGGCCCTGTCTCAATTATTTCATGAAGCTTTGCTCGGGCCCCTGCGCGGGCAGGATTTCGGACGAGGACTACGGGGAGCTTGTGAAACAGGCAACATCGTTTCTACGTGGGGAGAAAAGCAAACTTGTGAGGATGATCAGGGAGATGATGGAGAGAGCATCTGAGGAGGGCAGATACGAGAACGCTGCCTATTACCGGGACCAGCTCGTGAGCCTTAAGGAAAATGCCGAGATCGAAAGGTCTACATCTTCAAGATTCGAAGACATGGACGTAGTGGGTTTTTACAGAGACTCCGAGAACTATGAGTTTACCGTTCTGCTCTCAAGGGGCGGCTCGGTGGTCGACAAGCTTGATTTTTCAGTAAAGAGCCCCCACGGCGATGAGGCGGAATGCGTGAGGGAGTTTCTCGGCAGATTTTACTTCTCTGATCATTACGTCCCGAAGAGAGTTCTGCTTCCTGCTTCCATAAGAGACCGCGAGGGATACTCGGAGTGGCTCACCGGCAAAAGGGGGAAGAGGGTTTACGTCGAGGTGCCTGTTAGGGGGCCTAAAAGCGAACTTGTGCGCTTCGCGATGAAAAACGCGCGGGAGAGTTTTTCGAGAAAAGCCGAGGAAAAAGCCAGACAGGGCACGCTTCTTCGAAGCATAAGAAAATCAGCCGGGATAAAGCGGGTTCCCTATACGATAGAATGTTTCGACATATCGAATATCCAGGGACAGCATACGGTCGCGTCGCTGGTCAGGTTTCGAAACGCCCGGGTGGAAAGGGACAGGTACAGAAGATACCGAATTACTACCCCATCGGGCCCGGATGATTTCCGGTCGATGTACGAGGTAGTTTACAGAAGGGCTCGCCGGGCCGAGGAAAAGGACTGGGACCTTCCGGACCTCATTCTTATAGACGGAGGGAAGGGGCAGCTGAACGCCGCCCACTTCGCTCTTCGGGACTGCGGAGTGGAAAACGAGGTCGATCTTGCCTCGATAGCGAAAACCGAGGGACGGGCGGGCATTGACAGGATTTACCTGCATGGAAAGGGCGAGCCCTGCGATTTTTCGTCAAACAAAAAAGGCGTCTACTTTCTGATGAGGGTAAGGGACGAGGCTCACCGCTTCGCAGTCACCTATCACAGGGAACTGAGGAAGGGCAAGGCTCTGACTTCACAGATGGACGGCGTTCCGGGCATAGGAAAGAAAAGAAAACTTCTGCTTCTTAACCACTTCGGAAGCGTGGAGAAAATAAAGGGGGCCACGGCCGAAGAGCTCGCATCTATAAAGGGTATGACGAAACAGGCCGCACGCAACGTAAAGGAATTTCTGCGCTGA
- a CDS encoding aspartate aminotransferase family protein: MEDPRGKYLMKTYSRLPITMRKGSGSWLWDTEGKKYLDYTSGIAVNNLGHCHPSITDAIKSQTATLIHTSNLFNIENQSALSEMLVSNSFADKVFFCNSGTEAVEASIKLARKWGAENGEKFAVISTEGAFHGRTFGALSATGSEKYKEGFSPFLEGFHFAPYADPEAIARLAAEIKPCAVILEPVQGENGVIVPPPGYLGQVEEICRKNDMLLILDEIQVGMGRTGKLFAYEHEDVMPDIVALAKALGGGVPCGAVLATEHVAKHFTPGAHGSTFGGNPLAAGAACAAIETILRENLPERAEELGYYFLGKLEDVREKYPEHIMEVRGKGLIIGVEFSESTFARNCFSASVKNGLLVILTVERVFRILPPLNTNKEEIDIAVALITKSIEEVASSG; this comes from the coding sequence ATGGAAGATCCACGGGGAAAATACCTGATGAAGACCTACAGCCGTCTCCCCATAACGATGCGGAAGGGAAGCGGTTCGTGGCTTTGGGATACGGAGGGGAAAAAGTATCTTGACTACACAAGCGGGATAGCCGTTAACAACCTCGGGCACTGTCACCCAAGTATCACAGACGCCATAAAGTCCCAGACCGCCACCCTGATTCACACCTCAAACCTCTTTAACATAGAAAACCAGAGTGCGCTCTCCGAAATGCTCGTTTCAAACTCGTTTGCGGACAAGGTGTTTTTCTGTAACAGCGGAACCGAAGCCGTTGAAGCCTCGATAAAGCTCGCCAGGAAGTGGGGAGCGGAAAACGGCGAGAAATTCGCGGTCATCTCAACCGAAGGGGCTTTTCACGGAAGGACTTTCGGGGCACTCAGCGCCACGGGATCTGAAAAATACAAAGAAGGGTTTTCCCCTTTTCTTGAAGGATTCCACTTCGCTCCCTACGCAGACCCCGAGGCAATAGCCCGCCTGGCCGCCGAGATAAAACCCTGCGCGGTCATTCTTGAGCCGGTGCAGGGAGAAAACGGAGTTATAGTTCCACCCCCAGGGTATCTAGGGCAGGTAGAGGAGATCTGCAGGAAAAACGACATGCTGCTCATACTTGATGAGATCCAGGTCGGGATGGGAAGGACGGGAAAACTTTTTGCCTACGAGCATGAGGATGTAATGCCCGACATAGTGGCTCTCGCAAAGGCTCTTGGCGGCGGGGTGCCGTGCGGAGCGGTTCTGGCTACGGAGCATGTGGCAAAACATTTCACTCCCGGGGCGCACGGAAGCACTTTCGGCGGAAACCCTCTGGCCGCGGGGGCGGCCTGTGCCGCTATCGAAACGATACTTCGGGAAAACCTGCCCGAAAGGGCGGAAGAACTCGGATACTACTTTCTCGGCAAGCTTGAAGATGTCCGGGAAAAATATCCCGAGCATATAATGGAGGTAAGGGGAAAGGGGCTTATAATCGGAGTTGAGTTCTCAGAAAGCACCTTCGCGCGGAACTGTTTTTCGGCCTCGGTTAAAAACGGACTTCTGGTAATACTTACTGTTGAGCGGGTTTTTCGGATTCTTCCCCCGCTTAACACGAACAAAGAAGAGATTGACATTGCCGTCGCCCTAATAACGAAATCGATTGAGGAGGTAGCTTCAAGTGGGTAG
- a CDS encoding ammonium transporter, with the protein MSLKKTLSLLAFFFVLAFFSFTDPASASELDTGDTAWILISTGLVLFMMIPGLALFYGGLVGKKNVLSVLMQCFSITAVVTVIWTFFGYSMAFDTTGMAAGELGMNAFVGGFSKAFLHGVGIDTLSGTIPELLFFVFQLTFAIITPGLIIGAFAERMKFSAMLLFTALWVIFCYFPIAHMVWGGEGSYLGDMGVIDFAGGIVVHITAGTAALVAAIMIGVRRGYPRQLPLPHNLTLTMIGTAMLWVGWFGFNGGSALAAGGQAAMAVVVTQISPCVAALTWIFIENVRSGKPSALGFATGAIAGLAAITPASGTVGPIGAIAIGCASSILAYIAATYIKFRFRYDDALDVVGVHGVGGFVGIVLAGIFASTAYGGSIVDLDISAQLGVQLYGGIFTIVYTAVVSYIVLKIVDMLVGLRVNEDEESQGLDITDHGEKGYHDV; encoded by the coding sequence ATGAGTTTAAAAAAAACGCTTTCACTTTTGGCTTTCTTTTTTGTTTTGGCTTTCTTTTCTTTTACCGACCCCGCGTCGGCGAGTGAGCTTGATACAGGCGATACCGCCTGGATACTGATTTCAACCGGGCTTGTTCTTTTCATGATGATTCCCGGGCTTGCGCTTTTCTACGGGGGACTGGTCGGCAAGAAAAACGTTCTTTCAGTATTGATGCAGTGCTTTTCGATTACCGCAGTCGTAACGGTTATATGGACATTTTTCGGTTACAGCATGGCTTTCGATACCACCGGCATGGCAGCTGGAGAACTTGGGATGAACGCCTTTGTGGGAGGCTTCTCGAAGGCCTTTCTGCATGGGGTGGGAATCGACACTCTTTCGGGAACGATCCCCGAGCTTCTGTTCTTCGTCTTCCAGCTTACCTTCGCGATTATTACCCCGGGACTTATAATCGGGGCGTTCGCCGAGAGAATGAAATTCTCAGCTATGCTTCTGTTTACCGCCCTTTGGGTGATATTCTGCTACTTCCCGATCGCGCACATGGTCTGGGGAGGAGAGGGCTCCTATCTCGGAGACATGGGAGTGATTGACTTTGCGGGCGGAATAGTCGTTCATATCACGGCGGGTACCGCGGCCTTGGTGGCAGCGATAATGATCGGGGTCAGGAGAGGTTACCCCAGACAGCTTCCGCTTCCGCACAATCTCACTCTTACCATGATAGGTACCGCGATGCTCTGGGTCGGATGGTTCGGATTTAACGGGGGAAGCGCCCTTGCGGCCGGAGGGCAGGCGGCCATGGCGGTTGTAGTAACCCAGATTTCTCCCTGCGTTGCCGCTCTCACCTGGATATTCATTGAAAACGTGAGGTCGGGCAAGCCCAGTGCTCTGGGTTTCGCGACTGGAGCTATCGCTGGTCTCGCGGCCATAACCCCCGCTTCGGGCACCGTGGGACCGATTGGAGCCATAGCGATAGGATGCGCGTCTTCGATTCTTGCCTACATAGCGGCGACCTATATCAAGTTCCGTTTCAGGTATGACGACGCGCTTGATGTCGTAGGGGTTCACGGGGTCGGCGGGTTTGTGGGAATCGTGCTTGCCGGGATATTCGCTTCAACCGCTTACGGCGGTTCGATTGTGGATCTCGACATAAGCGCGCAGCTCGGCGTTCAGCTCTATGGGGGAATATTCACGATCGTATACACCGCCGTAGTAAGCTATATAGTGCTCAAGATTGTCGACATGCTCGTCGGGCTCAGGGTGAATGAGGATGAAGAGAGCCAGGGTCTTGACATAACGGACCACGGGGAAAAGGGTTACCACGACGTCTAG
- a CDS encoding aldo/keto reductase yields MNFKKLGNTEVLVPEIGLGTWSYKGGVEPLRAGIELGASLIDTAEGYYTENIVGEAVRSFRDEVIIATKVSGRNLAHDSVLASCEASLEKLGMDCIDLYQIHWPNPDYPIKGTMRALEKLVDRGCVSYVGVSNFSVSQMREAQHCFPNYPIVSNQVLYNLRSRKIEKELLPYCLDKDVTIMAYTPLDAGRLCRPGGGNLSRIAAETGKTEAQVALNWCVCKENVIVIPKADSVAKTVENCGASGWRLSPEQLRMLNEAF; encoded by the coding sequence ATGAATTTTAAAAAGCTTGGAAACACGGAAGTTCTCGTTCCCGAGATCGGGCTCGGCACTTGGAGTTACAAGGGAGGAGTGGAACCTCTGAGGGCGGGAATCGAACTTGGGGCCTCGCTTATAGACACCGCCGAGGGGTACTACACGGAGAATATAGTAGGAGAAGCCGTGCGGTCCTTCAGGGACGAGGTCATCATAGCCACAAAGGTTTCGGGAAGGAATCTTGCCCACGACAGCGTGCTTGCATCCTGCGAGGCAAGCCTCGAGAAGCTTGGCATGGACTGCATAGACCTTTACCAGATACACTGGCCCAATCCCGACTATCCTATAAAAGGAACAATGAGGGCGCTTGAGAAGCTGGTTGACCGCGGATGCGTTAGCTACGTGGGGGTGAGCAATTTTTCCGTGAGTCAGATGCGCGAGGCTCAGCACTGTTTTCCCAACTACCCCATAGTCTCAAACCAGGTGCTCTACAACCTCAGATCAAGGAAGATAGAAAAAGAGTTGCTTCCCTACTGCCTGGATAAGGACGTGACAATAATGGCGTACACTCCGCTTGACGCCGGGAGGCTCTGTCGCCCCGGGGGCGGAAATTTGTCCCGGATAGCCGCTGAGACCGGGAAGACGGAGGCCCAAGTCGCCCTTAACTGGTGTGTTTGCAAGGAGAATGTCATCGTAATTCCGAAGGCGGATTCGGTGGCGAAAACGGTCGAGAACTGCGGGGCCTCGGGATGGAGACTTTCCCCCGAGCAGTTACGCATGCTTAATGAGGCCTTCTGA
- the argB gene encoding acetylglutamate kinase, translating into MSSSAQRAEILVEALPYIEAFHGKTVVVKYGGSVASADLSNFVRDLILMKYVGIKPVVVHGGGPQIQEHLDTMGIKSDFIAGLRVTSRQVMEVVEMVLAGKINQQIVTSINRHQMETVGLSGKEGGLIKAKKFDLHTFAAKHSIDIPENADLGYVGEVQEINPEVIRALESKNIIPIIAPIGLGEDGTTYNINADHVAGKVAGALRAAKFILLTNVDGILDKKGELISSVTKKQAERLIRNETINSGMIPKVMCALEALEEGVSKVHIINGGVKRALILELLTDSGIGTEITL; encoded by the coding sequence ATGAGCAGTTCAGCCCAGAGGGCGGAAATACTGGTCGAAGCCCTCCCCTACATAGAGGCGTTTCACGGCAAAACCGTCGTTGTCAAATACGGCGGAAGTGTAGCAAGCGCAGATCTTTCGAATTTCGTGCGCGACCTCATACTGATGAAGTACGTCGGGATAAAACCGGTAGTAGTCCACGGAGGAGGGCCCCAGATCCAGGAGCATCTCGACACTATGGGAATAAAATCCGACTTCATAGCCGGACTCCGAGTTACCAGCAGGCAGGTAATGGAAGTGGTAGAAATGGTGCTTGCAGGAAAGATAAACCAGCAGATCGTGACGTCGATAAACCGCCACCAGATGGAAACGGTGGGACTCTCGGGCAAGGAAGGGGGGCTTATAAAGGCTAAGAAGTTCGACCTTCACACCTTCGCCGCCAAACACAGTATAGATATTCCCGAGAACGCAGACCTCGGCTACGTGGGCGAAGTTCAGGAAATAAACCCCGAGGTAATCAGGGCGCTTGAAAGCAAAAATATCATTCCGATTATAGCTCCCATAGGGTTGGGGGAAGACGGAACCACCTACAACATAAACGCGGATCACGTGGCGGGTAAAGTAGCGGGAGCGCTTCGCGCTGCAAAGTTCATACTGCTGACCAATGTTGACGGCATCCTGGACAAAAAAGGAGAACTCATATCCTCCGTGACTAAAAAGCAGGCCGAGAGGCTTATCAGGAACGAGACAATAAACAGCGGAATGATTCCCAAGGTAATGTGCGCGCTTGAGGCTCTTGAAGAAGGGGTAAGCAAGGTGCACATAATAAACGGGGGAGTAAAAAGGGCTCTCATACTCGAGCTTCTTACCGATTCCGGAATAGGGACGGAGATAACCCTCTGA
- a CDS encoding YigZ family protein: MPRWSRIGYFSRPEADSVEDVFYQVPAGVSTAQRIIKKSRFIATVGRAGTRGEAEDFIGSVRALHPTASHNCYAFLACAPGGTDIGFGDDGEVSGTAGRPMMTLLEHSGIGEIAAVVTRYFGGIKLGPGGLLRAYTDSLRAALGELELEDHVPVRAGHLVFSYAHENSIRILFEKSGVTITSVKRGENVHFDLTAPLGVAASLEEKVASLTRGKSRLVWKQAD; encoded by the coding sequence TTGCCCAGATGGTCGAGAATAGGGTATTTTTCTCGACCGGAGGCAGATAGCGTGGAGGATGTTTTCTACCAGGTTCCTGCGGGAGTCTCGACGGCGCAGCGGATTATAAAGAAAAGCAGATTCATAGCCACTGTCGGGCGTGCGGGCACTAGAGGTGAGGCCGAAGATTTCATAGGGAGCGTAAGGGCTCTTCACCCCACGGCAAGCCATAACTGCTATGCGTTTTTGGCCTGCGCCCCGGGGGGAACGGACATCGGTTTCGGCGATGACGGGGAGGTCTCGGGAACCGCCGGGCGGCCCATGATGACTCTTCTGGAACACAGCGGCATAGGGGAGATAGCGGCCGTGGTAACCCGGTATTTCGGAGGGATAAAGCTCGGTCCCGGCGGGCTTCTGAGGGCATACACGGATTCCCTGAGGGCGGCCTTGGGGGAGCTTGAGCTTGAAGACCATGTCCCGGTGCGGGCGGGGCACCTTGTTTTTTCCTACGCCCATGAAAATTCCATACGGATTCTGTTTGAGAAGTCAGGCGTTACGATAACGAGCGTCAAGCGCGGGGAGAATGTTCACTTCGATCTCACAGCACCTCTCGGTGTCGCTGCGAGCCTTGAAGAGAAGGTTGCTTCCTTGACCAGAGGGAAATCCAGGCTTGTCTGGAAACAGGCAGACTGA
- the argF gene encoding ornithine carbamoyltransferase, with product MGRNLLAVRDLEKDEIREIIRRAGELKELKKRGESPKSLKGMSVGLLFEKQSTRTRLSFEAGLFDLGAQAIYMNPSDTQLGRGETIADTAKILSSYLDGIIIRTYGQEKALELAENSTVPVINALTDLEHPTQIISDLFSISEQGINPEKFKLAFLGDGNNIANSFVAVSAIMGFDLSVAVPEGYEPSPTIIDEATELGNSEIEVIHDPVSAVREADVIYTDVWVSMGEEGKGTEIFKGFQVNEKLVSSCRKKPLIMHCLPAHRGEEITAEIMDSPNCIAFTQAENKLHAGKAILEFCLLD from the coding sequence GTGGGTAGGAATCTTCTTGCCGTCAGAGATCTTGAGAAAGACGAGATTAGGGAAATAATCCGTCGCGCCGGCGAACTCAAGGAACTGAAAAAACGGGGCGAGAGCCCAAAAAGCCTCAAGGGCATGTCGGTGGGTCTTCTTTTTGAAAAACAGTCGACCAGAACGAGGCTTTCCTTCGAAGCAGGCCTTTTCGACCTGGGCGCCCAGGCGATTTACATGAATCCGTCGGATACACAGCTCGGAAGGGGGGAGACCATAGCTGATACGGCGAAGATTCTCTCCTCCTACCTTGACGGGATAATAATAAGAACCTACGGACAGGAAAAAGCCCTCGAGCTCGCGGAGAACTCTACAGTCCCCGTGATAAACGCTCTTACCGACCTTGAGCATCCAACACAGATAATCTCCGATCTGTTTTCAATTTCGGAGCAGGGAATAAACCCCGAGAAGTTCAAGCTTGCTTTTCTCGGCGACGGAAACAATATTGCCAATTCCTTCGTAGCCGTCTCCGCGATAATGGGTTTTGACCTTTCGGTGGCGGTTCCCGAGGGATATGAGCCAAGCCCGACAATTATAGACGAGGCCACGGAACTCGGAAACTCGGAAATTGAAGTCATCCACGACCCCGTATCCGCAGTAAGGGAAGCTGACGTGATCTACACCGACGTCTGGGTAAGCATGGGGGAGGAGGGAAAAGGCACCGAGATTTTCAAGGGCTTTCAGGTAAACGAGAAACTTGTTTCGTCCTGCCGCAAAAAGCCCCTGATAATGCACTGTCTTCCGGCTCACAGGGGAGAAGAGATAACCGCGGAGATAATGGACAGTCCGAACTGCATCGCCTTTACGCAGGCCGAGAACAAGCTTCACGCGGGAAAAGCCATACTTGAATTCTGTCTTCTTGATTAG
- the miaB gene encoding tRNA (N6-isopentenyl adenosine(37)-C2)-methylthiotransferase MiaB, translated as MKTDTLYLETYGCQMNEYDSDRIQNALGAGITEDPKEADIVIVNTCAIREKADQKALSSLGRFKHLKAKNPELIVGVSGCVAQLYGEDLIRRIPHLDFVLGPRAIPELPRLIEEIKEKKSRPVETSFDVQEPFDVLPYHQEGKPTAFVSIQQGCNKKCAYCIVPTVRGSEVNRPLEDIITEARHLIAKGVKEITLIGQTVNSWKLGGLKFGDLLRVLEELDGLQRIRFTTSYPRDITKKMVEAMADIPKVCRHIHLPVQSGSDKVLRLMNRTYTRSWYLDSVNKLRDAMPDIAVSSDIIVGFPGETEDDFEETISLVEEVGFDSSFSFKYSPRPGTVGEELWRSGERVEDSTAGKRLARLQEYQRAITLSKNAQRIGRSEQVLVEDASRNNSSWLSGRTEHNRIVNFPGGKELIGKMVDVKITEGLANSLRGQYLN; from the coding sequence ATGAAAACCGACACCCTTTACCTTGAGACCTACGGCTGCCAGATGAACGAGTACGACTCGGACAGGATACAAAACGCTCTCGGAGCCGGTATCACCGAAGACCCGAAAGAGGCCGACATAGTGATCGTAAACACTTGCGCCATAAGGGAAAAGGCCGACCAGAAAGCCCTCAGCAGCCTTGGGCGCTTCAAGCATCTGAAGGCGAAAAACCCAGAGCTTATAGTCGGGGTGTCAGGGTGCGTAGCGCAGCTCTACGGAGAGGATCTCATCCGCAGGATCCCGCATCTTGATTTCGTGCTCGGACCCCGCGCGATTCCGGAACTTCCGCGTCTTATAGAAGAAATAAAGGAGAAAAAATCAAGGCCTGTCGAGACGTCTTTTGACGTCCAGGAACCCTTCGACGTTCTCCCCTACCACCAGGAGGGAAAACCCACGGCGTTTGTCTCCATACAGCAGGGATGCAACAAGAAGTGCGCTTACTGCATAGTGCCCACGGTAAGGGGCTCCGAGGTTAACAGGCCCCTTGAGGACATAATCACAGAAGCCCGCCACCTTATCGCTAAGGGAGTAAAGGAAATAACCCTAATAGGACAGACGGTTAACTCGTGGAAGCTCGGCGGGCTTAAGTTCGGAGACCTGCTTCGGGTACTCGAAGAGCTTGACGGTCTTCAGAGAATAAGGTTCACGACCTCTTACCCGAGAGACATAACGAAAAAAATGGTGGAGGCAATGGCAGACATACCCAAGGTATGCCGTCATATTCATCTGCCCGTGCAGTCGGGCTCTGACAAAGTGCTCAGGCTCATGAACAGAACCTACACAAGGAGCTGGTACTTAGATTCGGTTAACAAGCTCAGGGACGCCATGCCGGACATAGCCGTGTCTTCTGATATAATAGTAGGGTTCCCTGGAGAAACAGAAGATGATTTCGAGGAGACAATAAGCCTCGTCGAGGAGGTCGGGTTTGACAGCTCTTTTTCGTTTAAGTACTCGCCACGCCCCGGAACGGTGGGAGAGGAGCTTTGGAGATCGGGAGAAAGGGTGGAAGATTCGACTGCAGGCAAGAGGCTCGCGCGCCTTCAGGAATACCAGCGGGCAATCACTCTTTCGAAAAACGCGCAGAGAATAGGCAGATCCGAGCAGGTGCTGGTTGAGGACGCAAGCAGAAACAACTCCTCATGGCTTTCCGGGAGAACTGAGCACAACAGGATAGTAAATTTCCCCGGAGGAAAAGAGCTTATCGGAAAAATGGTGGACGTGAAGATAACCGAAGGGCTTGCGAATTCGCTTAGAGGACAATACCTGAATTAA